TGGAGTCTAGTAATTTTGGTGATACCAAATGAAATAACTGAAAAAATAAACAGAAAAGATTTGTCAGAAGCAACGAAAACCAACAGCAACCTGAAGCTGAATATAGAGACAAACAAGCTACAAGATATACCTCCTGAACCAAGGAAGCTGTGTCTTGAGGCCATGTGCTGCTATCACCAGAACTGTGAAATTTCAGGCACAACTCTTTGATACACAAGAAGGACGATAGTTTAACTGTTCATGGAAAAAATATAAGCGTTACTATGATAATTTGCAACCATGGGACAGAAGTATTCAAAAGATGTTTAGAATTATTATATTACAGATCCCATATATCAtaccttgccaactctcctcaGGTGAGAGAGAATTCAATATTAGTTCTAAAATAATCTTCTTTTGGTTGATAATGTCCTGTGGAAAAGCAACACTGATGCAAGATGTTGCACAATTGAGCACTTTATCCAGAGGAATAGAAGCACCTTCACTTTCATCTTGTTCTGCAGAAAAGAACCCATACATAAATTTTAAAGGAGTGAAACAAGTATTTGGGATAAAATAGAGATAAATTATATAAGATGATTGCATGCCTACTATATCATACATTTAACCAGGAATTTTATACATGGTTGTATTTCAGTTCTATTTATTAGCAGTAAGATCAGGATTAGTTGAGGCTTCACTTATTGATTCAGAAAGACAATCAGTGATAACAAATTCGGCAAATTAGAATGATCATATTCCATACTAGAGAAAATTTTGAAAATTATATATATCCTAAGTTTCTCTGCAAATGAAACTTTGCTACACAAAGGACATCAATGTATTATTCTGGAAGTGCCTCATCAAGCTTCAAGCTATTCTTGAAAAGGTCCTCAGAACTAAAAAAATGTGTTATCCTACAAAATAGCTATACATATAAAAGAGAGCATTGGGTATTCTCAATCACAAAAGGTTTTGTAAAAATAGTCATTAACTGAATGAATTGTTCAAAATAATGACTCACCAGCACCAGCAGAGACCTTTGTCTTCGAAATGACAGATTGGTTAGAAACCTCGTACAACATTGGAAACACACTATTAAAAAATCCTGGATCTCTGAATGCCGCAATCACCTGaaaagtgatgaaaaagaaaaaccTTAGGTAAATGGTACCAATTCTAAAATTTTGAAATAACTAAAAGGCTTTGCGAACCTTGCGGACAGAAAATGGCAAAATAAGTTAACACCCTCAAGAAAAATCTAATAAATCTTTAGCATGATGCTAAAAGGTACATTTCTGCAACAGTTAAAATTtgttttattaaagaaaattttGGTCCACTAAAGAAAACGCTGGCCAACAAAAAATAACACTACAGCATCTGCTAGTGAAAATGGGTTCCGAAAAGTAAATGAGAATTGAAGAAAAATACTTTGTGTAGACACAAGAAAGCTGCTTCACGGTACAATTTTGATTTCCTACTGCACGCAGCACACACAGCATTTAGTATAACACTTGGCAAGCTGGAGTCTTCTGCAGTTATAGCAACATGACAGCAAGAACACAATGAAGCCAATGCGTCCAGAATAGCATCTTTTCCCTGTTGAAAAATGTAAGGGAACAAAATTAATTATGTACCAACAACCAAGACATGGATAAATTTccaaaacaatgtataagcagATACTCCACTTATCATTCCATGAACAAATGAATGATAGTGTGAATTACCTCCCAGAATCGACCTGGCAATTCTTTCAAAAGTGATTTGAGAATATTCTGGTAGTGTGCTGATAGGGGTTCTCCAAGAATATCACATAGCTTCTTTATAGCCTTGGCTGACTGGAAGGAGAAGGCTGTACAGTAAGTATATTACAAGGTACAGGACTTTTAACTATTATTATCTGATATGCATATGGACAAGCAAATTATGAAATAGGACTGTACCTTTCTTTTACCAGCCCATGATGACAATGACATGCCATCACATAAAAGAGATACAATTTCTGGTAAATATAGTGTTAGGGTTACTCTTTCACTAGTAGGAATATCCTCCCAAAGTTCTTCATATAAAGCACTGGTGTCTTTATCATCATCAAACCTGAAACAAAGTTTTGTTTATACACATGGAAAGGTTTCTGTATTTCAACTAAACTGAAGGCATTATGAATATTTGAAATACTAGGAGTCAAGAAAATGCAAGGTAGACAAATGTGTCCTTCACATACCTCGACACAAAAATTACAGGGATAACCACCGCATTATATCCACCAAGAATATCTGCTGCATTGCTCAAGTAGGCTTTAATAAGAATTGCACCAGATAACTGATCGTTTTTCCCACCTGAATGCAGAGAGGTAGTATCTTCAATAAGCTTCTGAGCCTGGGGAAGACTAGCGTATTTCAAAACAGTTGCACAAGAGGACGCGAAAGCCTTTTTAGCGGTAGAACTCCTTTCCTCCAGAACAGCACTATACAATAACTTCAGTAATATTGTTGTGAATGGTTTGATGTCaaccatgaccctctgcaccaaCAAGGTTATGAAGCTAGCAACACCAACCCTGGAATCAGACAGAAAGGAACATTGAAGTAGTGAGAAATGAAGCATTTGAGGATATAATGAATAAGATCGTACAGGCAATCCTAACCTTGTATTTAAGCCAACAGCTGATCTAACCATTTGAGCCAAGCGAGGAACCAATAGATCAAGTGAATTCTTATCAACAATTTTTATACAGATATCAAGAGTTTCCCACATTGGAGAATCTTTAGCCACAGCTATACGCAAGCTTTCAAGCTTATCAGTTTTGATGCCAACATTCCCTGCATGCATCTTTGATCCAAAGGCAGGAGTGAGTAAAATATCGCATCTGTCAGATATACACGtgcaacatcatcatcatcagtccTTATAGAAGTGGGGAAAATTAGCATACCTCAACATAATTCAACCTTTGATCCTCCAGACTTGACAAACATTCAAGCATACAACTAACAAGTTCCGGCAGATGAGGACGAAGGGCAGGACCAGCACCCTGAAGACATCAGGAAGCCATGAGCTTAAGACATCATCTTTAGTTAATTATTTGGTGATGGCATCTACATAAGCAGAGGAGCAAAAGCTAGAAGCTGTAGTCTGTGCATAGGCAAAGTAGTAATTTTATTTTGACCGTAGGTAATAAGAACCTTTCATGTTTCTTTCCTTTTGATTCATTTCCTTTCATAACATTACTTAACATATTCTAGGGAATCTCTGTTCCTTTACTTTAAGAAAGAAGTTAGAATACTCTTGAAGCATTCGGCCAAGTGCCAACGGCATAAAAATGGCAATCCTGTTTGAATTTTCAAATATTGTTCGTATAACAAGGCTAATGCTTAGGCTATTGACATCCAAACAAGAAACTGGAGAAACTGCAATTTATGTGGAATAAACATATGAAATTGCTTAGAAAGTAGAGGTAATAGAAAGTTTCTCTTCGATAGCACCTTGAGGAAATTTGATGTTTGATTAGGACATGAATAGAGATAAAGTGCTATGATCTATTGTTCACTCAGTGGTCAGTATGTTAGAGTTGAAACTTGAAACACAATTGTCAGAGAAAAAATCATCAAACTTGGTGAAATATCGCATGGTTTCAATATAACTCATCATATGGCAGATATTGCAACTAAACTTGTTAAAGTTTACCATCATTCCATCAATATACCTTAGCAAGCTTCATGACCAAACTAATAGCAGCTTTTTGAACACTTGGAACTTTAATGAGTATGCCCTCAGAAAGCAAGTATGGCAGCACAATGTTCATTGTTTCGTTTGCATCAGAAGTAGAAGTTAGTGATATATCACAGAGCCTAATTGTCAATGAGCTTACGGCTCGGCACAAACTGTCACCAGCAGTTCGCACAGTTTCctttatgtcatccattgcaCGGAAGGTGGTTGTCCATATTTTTCTCAAATGTttacaaacctaaagaacaaatAAAAAGGTGAAGTTGTAATTGTTCTGAAAAGAAATTCAAAGTCAGATTCATACAAACACTTTAATATAGCTCATGTCAAATGAAATATTGAGCTATTCAGAATTTCCATAACACCATGAATGTTACCTGACTATATCTTCGACCTTGGATGATGTCTGCAAGTGCAAGACAGGATGCTTCTCGTGAGCGCCAAAGCCTCGATCCAGATTGAACCAATAGATCCTCTACTATGGCATCATAATGTTCATCTATTGCTTTTTTCGGATCTGAAACAATTAACTTCCAGATGTGTACCATTGAATCCTAAAAGGTGCAGCTGGAACTATTAGCTCCGAGGAAAGGCTCTATGAGCTTATTAAGAAATATGAATGCAATAAGATAACCTATTGATGTATATCAATGACAACCATAAAACAGTGCAATAACTGATTGCTGAGAGGGACCCTCTTAAGGATAAGAGGACTGCTGACATGTATATCAGTTACTCATCAGTAGATATGTTTGATCTATTTTTCTGATCCGAGTTCCAAGGCCACGTTTTACTTAATTTCAAGCACTAGTTGCATGGATGTTCATTATACCAAAACCTTGCTACTCACAGTAAAGGATGCTTGAAAATAATGATTTCTGGAACTATGATTGTGCATGGGAGTACATTGACTACTAGAAAACTATTATTGTGGTATAAAGCTAATCTCAATGAGTTATAATGCAAAATTCATGCAGtgtttaaataaatttaatataaaTTTTCTCAACAACAAGAAAAACATGAGGAAATCTTATCTGCAATCTGATTACAGGATAGAAAAGTATAGAACAGTATAGAATAACTAACAAATGTGGAAACAAAGTGTTTAGTTATAATGCTGAAAGTCATCATAGTGCCTTAATAAACCAGCATATAAACATGcataacttaaatgtactaaACTAAGGAAATCaatatcaagttatgcttaactaGTCGAGCTGTTTGATGACAACATTGCTTAGCGCATCAGCTTCTTACTTTCTTGTACGAAAAGAATGGCAACATCATACTAACTATATTACATGGTTATATGTAGTTTTACAAGAGTACATTTGTCAACCAAATAGTTTAATTTCAGTCCAATAAAAAGTAAACAAAGAAAACGGAACATATGGTGATGAGTGTGCAAACTTAGATACCTGGATGTTTTTATCAGGGTCGTGTTGGTAACGGACAAGCCTAGGAATTAAGGTATTCAGATATGGTTGAAGTGCCTCGCCAGCTTGTTTGGCTATCTTGGAAAATCCAAAAGCAGCACCCCTTTTGGAATTGAGAGCAGCCTGATAATTAGCTAGATCCATGAACTTGTATATCAGGTCAGGTTGCCCCATCTCATTGGCAAGACTGCACAGCTCCTTGTACGTGCTAAGTTTCCCTCCAGTAGGATTATTGCCAATTGTGCCTTCTTGAAAGACCTCAGAATCCTCCATCAACTAATGCAGTGCATAAAACATAATTACCTTAGGGTGAAACATTATCAActaaggaaaaatatataattg
The sequence above is drawn from the Miscanthus floridulus cultivar M001 chromosome 15, ASM1932011v1, whole genome shotgun sequence genome and encodes:
- the LOC136507837 gene encoding uncharacterized protein produces the protein MALAGLNLMNDGRQSSAGSGDFSYPDVKEMINYICCQRPQLLDSDEQRNGKLLFPSKTFVSMIKFLMKCFESCDSSNLLQDPSDSAVAKMCVVLEHAMSYEGSSELHALALKSLVDLSSREPKLVSLRYAERINWLRTLLGHVDSDAREAASRLLGIASSALSTSSALSLLSELTSTLSQNRPSRFENYHGVLCAIGYLTAGALKQSYISEDMVKVVVDILVKVVISEGSTLASVAMESLGHIGLRCALPSINQNSSTGTLLSVLRERLTKLLSENDTKAQQKILVSLGHISWNEMSFPHLNDALDLIFSLSRSKVEDVLFSAGEALSFIWGEVPVTADVILETNFVSLSQATNYLTGDASLVSSNSYEKSGCEEAHSVAREEIIKKLFESLIYSSRKEERCAGTVWLVSLTMYCGRHKKILELLPQIQEALSHLLGDPNELTQDLASQGMSIVYELGDASMKEELVHALVNTLTGAARKKKAIKLMEDSEVFQEGTIGNNPTGGKLSTYKELCSLANEMGQPDLIYKFMDLANYQAALNSKRGAAFGFSKIAKQAGEALQPYLNTLIPRLVRYQHDPDKNIQDSMVHIWKLIVSDPKKAIDEHYDAIVEDLLVQSGSRLWRSREASCLALADIIQGRRYSQVCKHLRKIWTTTFRAMDDIKETVRTAGDSLCRAVSSLTIRLCDISLTSTSDANETMNIVLPYLLSEGILIKVPSVQKAAISLVMKLAKGAGPALRPHLPELVSCMLECLSSLEDQRLNYVEMHAGNVGIKTDKLESLRIAVAKDSPMWETLDICIKIVDKNSLDLLVPRLAQMVRSAVGLNTRVGVASFITLLVQRVMVDIKPFTTILLKLLYSAVLEERSSTAKKAFASSCATVLKYASLPQAQKLIEDTTSLHSGGKNDQLSGAILIKAYLSNAADILGGYNAVVIPVIFVSRFDDDKDTSALYEELWEDIPTSERVTLTLYLPEIVSLLCDGMSLSSWAGKRKSAKAIKKLCDILGEPLSAHYQNILKSLLKELPGRFWEGKDAILDALASLCSCCHVAITAEDSSLPSVILNAVCAACSRKSKLYREAAFLCLHKVIAAFRDPGFFNSVFPMLYEVSNQSVISKTKVSAGAEQDESEGASIPLDKVLNCATSCISVAFPQDIINQKKIILELILNSLSPEESWQVKLSSFLCIKELCLKFHSSGDSSTWPQDTASLVQELFHLVSPKLLDSIRLVKIAQAASKTSFT